A genomic region of Trifolium pratense cultivar HEN17-A07 linkage group LG3, ARS_RC_1.1, whole genome shotgun sequence contains the following coding sequences:
- the LOC123917989 gene encoding ubiquitin-conjugating enzyme E2 27: MVDFARVQKELVECHKDAEGSGIRVAPKSDNLVNLIGTIPGPTGTPYEGGVFQIQINLPEGYPFEPPKMQFSTKVWHPNISSQSGAICLDILKDQWSPALTLKTALLSVQALLSAPQPDDPQDAVVAQQYLKDYQTFVNTARYWTESFAKTSSRGVEDKVQKLVEMGFPESQVRSILEAVGGDENLALERLL, from the exons ATGGTAGACTTTGCTCGAGTGCAGAAGGAGCTTGTCGAATGCCACAAAGACGCTGAAGGATCCGGCATTCGAGTTGCTCCTAAAAGTGATAATCTTGTTAACTTGATCGGTACCATTCCTGGCCCTACCGGAACTCCATACGAAGGTGGTGTTTTTCAGATTCAAATCAATTTACCCG AGGGATACCCATTTGAACCACCAAAGATGCAATTTTCAACCAAAGTCTG GCACCCAAATATCAGCAGCCAAAGTGGTGCTATTTGCCTGGACATCTTGAAAGATCAGTGGAGCCCAGCACTGACTCTGAAGACTGCACTTCTTTCCGTGCAAGCACTTCTTTCTGCTCCTCAGCCTGATGATCCTCAAGATGCTGTTGTGGCACAGCAG TATCTGAAAGACTATCAGACGTTTGTCAATACTGCTCGCTACTGGACAGAAAGTTTTGCCAAGACATCATCTCGTGGGGTTGAAGATAAG GTACAGAAACTCGTTGAGATGGGATTTCCTGAATCTCAAGTAAGGAGCATTTTGGAAGCTGTTGGTGGTGATGAAAACTTGGCTCTTGAAAGGCTATTGTAG
- the LOC123917990 gene encoding rRNA-processing protein EFG1, with amino-acid sequence MGGNNSRLINQSGSGDALPAKFRPLLRQRIEEFRNRRNARREESAMSKKELLKDDDRSSNARSSNANETLEETRLHKDEKTTTCVPVEKLSQVAPLLVYESRNGKEEEERKGHKDHVEKKIAAIKSALLEDENKHDDEKEEEENEDEDENEDDIGRLIGPRSPSFRIYCIEAEERKEKELCDTDTHVVSEYPDEKENQDNDVHRKSLSTNSDESVTSESENSDYSNEVVKTETTPKKKGHHKRKKLEAIKKNLLNVKNIQKNRMNRMMTCTGGNNDRNSLIM; translated from the exons ATGGGAGGCAATAATTCTAGATTGATTAATCAAAGTGGATCAGGAGATGCATTGCCAGCAAAATTCCGTCCTCTTCTTCGACAACGAATTGAAGAGTTTAGAAATCGTAGGAATGCACGAAGAGAAGAAAGCGCAATGTCCAAGAAGGAGCTATTGAAGGACGATGATCGTAGCTCTAATGCACGGTCTTCTAATGCAAATGAAACTTTGGAAGAAACTCGGCTGCACAAAGACGAGAAAACCACAACATGTGTGCCGGTAGAAAAACTCTCTCAAGTTGCTCCATTGCTTGTTTATGAGTCCCGAAATGggaaggaggaggaggagcgTAAAGGACACAAAGATCACGTTGAAAAGAAGATAGCAGCGATAAAGAGTGCATTGCTAGAGGATGAAAATAAACACGATGATGaaaaggaggaagaagaaaacGAGGATGAAGATGAGAACGAGGATGACATTGGTAGACTTATAGGTCCTAGATCGCCAAGTTTTAGAATATATTGCATTGAGGCCGAGGAGAGAAAGGAAAAAGAATTATGCGACACTGACACACATGTAGTTAGTGAATATCCAGACGAGAAAGAGAATCAAGACAATGACGTGCACCGCAAGTCACTCAGTACGAATAGTGATGAAAGTGTGACATCTGAATCAGAGAACTCCGACTACTCAAACGag GTTGTTAAAACGGAGACAACTCCGAAGAAAAAAGGACATCATAAGAGAAAGAAATTGGAGGCGATAAAGAAGAATTTACTAAACGTTAAGAATATACAGAAAAATAGAATGAACAGAATGATGACTTGCACTGGCGGGAACAATGATAGAAACAGCTTAATTATGTAA
- the LOC123917991 gene encoding NAC domain-containing protein 83: MEKMKFVKNGVSNKLPPGFRFQPTDQELVFQYLKCKTFSYELPASIIPEINICKYDPWELPGNHGEQDMYFFSAKEAKYRNGNRMNRSTNSGYWKATGSDKKVSVSSSISNGGIAGIRKSLVFYNRKSPNGSRTHWIMHEYRLVSVETTACNQSFYEIDIGDWVLCRIFMKKRSNRMTLNTNVDEAQPKFFDFMMAHKSSAPDPTTHFSSSSSCSSSGEVCSSGERCSYID; the protein is encoded by the exons ATGGAAAAGATGAAGTTTGTGAAAAATGGAGTAAGCAATAAATTGCCTCCTGGTTTTCGTTTTCAGCCAACAGACCAAGAGCTTGTCTTTCAGTACTTGAAATGTAAGACCTTCTCCTATGAGTTGCCTGCTTCAATCATTCCTGAAATCAATATCTGCAAGTATGATCCTTGGGAATTGCCAG GAAATCATGGTGAGCAAGATATGTATTTCTTCAGTGCTAAGGAAGCCAAGTATCGAAATGGCAATCGCATGAACAGATCAACCAACTCCGGCTATTGGAAGGCGACAGGATCAGATAAGAAAGTTAGTGTTTCTTCATCAATAAGTAATGGAGGAATTGCGGGGATAAGAAAAAGTCTTGTATTTTATAACAGAAAATCTCCCAATGGATCTCGAACTCATTGGATTATGCATGAATATCGCCTAGTTAGTGTAGAAACTACCGCTTGTAATCAG AGTTTCTATGAGATCGACATAGGGGATTGGGTTCTGTGTCGTATATTCATGAAGAAAAGAAGTAATAGAATGACGTTGAATACTAATGTTGACGAAGCTCAGCCAAAATTCTTTGATTTTATGATGGCACACAAATCATCAGCTCCGGACCCTACTACACATTTTTCTTCATCCTCATCTTGTTCGAGTTCCGGTGAAGTCTGTTCATCCGGAGAAAGATGCAGCTATATCGATTGA
- the LOC123917992 gene encoding mitochondrial import inner membrane translocase subunit TIM8, whose translation MDPSDLNSADLQNFLAEEQQKAQIHEIVAKMTSECWDKCITGQPGSKFSSSETNCLTYCAQRYMDMTALIVKRFQSMQ comes from the exons ATGGATCCTTCCGACCTTAATTCAGCTGATTTGCAGAATTTTTTAGCt GAAGAACAACAAAAAGCTCAGATTCATGAAATTGTGGCAAAGATGACTAGTGAATGTTGGGACAAATGCATCACAGGTCAACCTGGGAGTAAGTTCAGTTCCAGTGAAACTAATTGCCTTACTTACTGTGCACAGCGTTATATGGATATGACCGCTCTTATCGTGAAACGGTTTCAGAGTATGCAATGA
- the LOC123917993 gene encoding probable protein S-acyltransferase 7, giving the protein MHPPAPATANSNGGTAAGNTLNPALIRTYRSWKGNNVFFLQGRIIFGPDVKSIFSTLFLVIAPVAVFCAFVARKLLDDFPHHSGYSILIIVIVHTIFVLIALVLTSGRDPGIVPRNSYPPVPDEYDGSVSISSDQNLPPQLPRSKEVIINGIAVKVKYCDTCMLYRPPRCSHCSICDNCVERFDHHCPWVGQCIGLRNYRFYYMFVFSATLLCLYIHGFCWVYIKRIQNSEDISIWKAMIKTPASIALIIYSFFCVWFVGGLTVFHTYLISTNQSTYENFRYRYDRQVNPYNKGVVENFKEIFFSSIPPSKNNFRSKVPIPKESTESSRRRGVDTLTMPVYNDGDQVEKDYKGEEYGKGSELSDTSVDLSNMLDTESGQRQVASFLRQSLWERSSRKWEVTPEVLDEIHEDGESKQIPGDSSKEPGDNL; this is encoded by the exons ATGCATCCTCCGGCGCCGGCGACGGCGAACTCAAACGGTGGAACTGCCGCTGGAAATACACTTAATCCTGCGTTGATCAGAACTTATCGCTCTTGGAAAGGCAATAAC GTATTTTTTCTTCAAGGGAGGATTATATTTGGACCAGATGTGAAATCTATATTTTCAACACTGTTTCTTGTGATTGCTCCTGTTGCTGTTTTTTGTGCTTTTGTTGCTAGAAAATTGTTGGATGATTTTCCTCATCATTCTGGATATTCAATTTTGATTATAGTTATTGTTCACACAATCTTT GTTCTGATTGCCCTTGTACTGACCTCAGGAAGAGATCCTGGCATAGTGCCCCGAAATTCTTATCCTCCAGTGCCAGATGAATATGATGGAAGTGTCAGTATCAGCAGTGATCAAAATCTACCGCCACAGTTACCAAGATCTAAGGAAGTAATTATAAATGGAATAGCCGTGAAAGTAAAATATTGTGATACCTGCATGCTGTATAGACCTCCTCGCTGCTCTCATTGTTCAATATGTGACAACTGTGTGGAGCGATTTGATCATCACTGCCCATGGGTGGGTCAGTGTATTGGACTG CGAAATTATCGGTTCTACTACATGTTTGTTTTCTCTGCAACCCTTCTTTGCCTATATATTCATGGCTTTTGCTGGGTCTACATCAAGAGGATCCAAAATTCAGAAGATATATCAATTTGGAAAGCAATGATCAAAACCCCTGCTTCCATTGCACTAATAATATACAGCTTCTTTTGTGTCTGGTTTGTTGGAGGACTCACTGTTTTTCATACATATCTAATCAGCACAAACCAG TCTACTTATGAAAATTTTAGATACCGTTATGACCGACAAGTCAACCCTTATAACAAAGGGGTAGTTGAGAATTTCAAAGAAATATTCTTCTCGTCCATTCCTCCATCCAAAAACAATTTCAGGTCTAAGGTTCCAATTCCTAAAGAATCGACAGAATCATCTAGAAGAAGGGGTGTTGATACCCTTACGATGCCAGTTTATAATGACGGTGACCAGGTTGAAAAAGATTATAAAGGTGAGGAATATGGCAAGGGTAGTGAATTAAGTGATACATCTGTGGATTTAAGCAATATGCTTGACACAGAAAGTGGGCAGAGACAAGTTGCTTCCTTTCTAAGGCAGTCCTTGTGGGAAAGAAGCAGCAGAAAGTGGGAAGTAACTCCGGAAGTTCTTGACGAGATACATGAAGATGGGGAGTCAAAGCAGATCCCCGGTGATAGTAGTAAAGAGCCTGGTGACAATCTATAA